In a single window of the Canis lupus familiaris isolate Mischka breed German Shepherd chromosome 2, alternate assembly UU_Cfam_GSD_1.0, whole genome shotgun sequence genome:
- the CARTPT gene encoding cocaine- and amphetamine-regulated transcript protein: MESPRLRPLTLLGAALLLLLPLLGARAQDDAELQPRALDIYSAVDDASHEKELIEALQEVLKKLKTKSIPIYEKKYGQVPMCHAGERCAVRKGARIGKLCDCPRGTTCNSFLLKCL; encoded by the exons ATGGAGAGCCCCCGCCTCCGGCCGCTGACCCTCCTGGGTGCCGCCCTGCTcttgctgctgcctctgctgggTGCCCGCGCCCAGGACGATGCTGAGCTCCAGCCCCGAGCCCTGGACATCTACTCCGCCGTGGACGACGCCTCCCATGAGAAGGAGCTG ATCGAAGCGCTCCAGGAAGTCCTGAAGAAGCTCAAGACTAAAAGTATTCCGATCTATGAGAAGAAGTACGGCCAAGTCCCCATG TGCCACGCTGGGGAACGGTGTGCGGTGAGAAAAGGAGCGAGGATTGGGAAGCTGTGCGACTGTCCCAGAGGAACCACCTGCAATTCTTTCCTTTTGAAGTGTTTGTGA